The following is a genomic window from Nitrosomonas communis.
CATCGACTAGCAGTCCAAGACTCTATCGCTTCCTCTCATAATACAGAGCTCATCTTTCATACAGTCACGAATGAATGCGAATACAGCTTGCAAATCTTCCGTGGTCAGATGTGGATAGCTTTCAAGTATTTT
Proteins encoded in this region:
- a CDS encoding DUF433 domain-containing protein; this translates as MDWRGHIVSDPDILFGKPHIKGTRIGVEFILDLLASGWNEAKILESYPHLTTEDLQAVFAFIRDCMKDELCIMRGSDRVLDC